A genomic window from Henningerozyma blattae CBS 6284 chromosome 3, complete genome includes:
- the AXL1 gene encoding Axl1p (similar to Saccharomyces cerevisiae AXL1 (YPR122W); ancestral locus Anc_3.455) yields MSWINTKTFDIDFYLPSSYSNRNQKLCRLPNGILALLISDNSVTTTACSISVATGSHSDPRDIPGIAHLCEHMILAAGSKKYPKPGLFHEVLAANNGSQNAFTTGEQTTFYFELPTSTAIEQNTFGEILDIFSSFFKKPLFNEVLTNKEIYAIESEHDGNMSNTSKILYHAERLLSNKSHPFHNFSTGNIHTLSKVVNLKKYNLKEMLFEYFKNNYFSRNMTICIKGPQSLNSLTKLALANFGDIKDKDELTKFHINSIKPQKSLRISKSRSSISSCNSFKTNENLDLENFKLLDNAWLDKYGDNVCFPTSLSHNTIFLSSSKQPILRLLFPISEKLTRFTKRDIKIYSNIWCHIFGDETKGSFCDYLNKNNWITECYAFKSTFAIGNTSLILELKLTNTGVKKLQNIIDILLQQVVKLLVDNFTENLAYFLAENNIISILRFINSDVEINPMDECSELSGLLQENFKLFNPKYLFYGSEFLLLENESLPQKNNMFDGNSTTFWIGQAIKFQTFLKEFMNWENIKIVGIGDIDEFKNVLNIVKEMSKKTDLYYEFEYQKLKISKKSRICPRDYPFTYPIKNEYLPKFGYNLGLLRNILLNNLESSRTVSFYMPQVSEEEDQNKLVSQNDMHKLWVNPKNSKDQLSESPCIVSFKLVNNSIQESPESTMHLELMGQLLHTLLINKLYPALNVGYTFEISPSVRGDVSLSFTLSGFSEGIFKIIKECINIFGELTSSDLITKKEFRRARILVRDKYEDAASDSCVKLASVGLLILLERKMWTLEERIDALELIDLEMFLEFAQKFFQNLFLSLYIEGNLEYADLINSYFSDKLVHHLTKRLDYPKEDTLQSLPSTKLISGTNIYYELEGSVDDPNNSIVYFIQTGDLSNKKILSLTSLTAFIISFSLVPELRNKKQIGYVVFGGLRTLSDTVGLHITIMSDGKPLDIEIEIEKYISYLEFDLLGNLDDETFQNNYLIKYIDLINGIYKKSTEQTSGPINIMNEIIANVHGGDSAILNSEKIKNHKKNKNELFGDAQMTEELKYVDIEFLKNLNLIKYLQFFKGSISTNSKRRSKLSIHIKSPMEERELFNRKLFLQLQTFLKIKGFPIKSNELQQIVERTNGRPTLLFKELFACFKARDESWKFISIVLKEILKVISMSIKQQCKTRGSETRSSIQHSEFHNDHIITPTPLEKVEDINKYLHLR; encoded by the coding sequence ATGTCCTGGATAAATACTAAAACATTTGATATTGACTTCTACCTACCCTCTAGTTATTCGAATAGAAACCAAAAACTATGCCGATTGCCCAATGGAATACTGGCACTATTAATATCTGATAATTCTGTCACTACAACAGCTTGCTCAATCTCTGTTGCTACAGGTTCACACAGTGACCCAAGAGATATTCCAGGGATTGCACATTTATGTGAGCATATGATTTTAGCAGCTggttcaaaaaaatatcccAAGCCTGGTTTATTTCACGAAGTATTGGCGGCAAATAATGGGTCCCAGAATGCCTTCACTACAGGGGAGCAAActacattttattttgaattgcCCACTTCTACAGCAATTGAACAAAACACTTTCGGTGAAAtattagatatatttagttcctttttcaaaaaacctttatttaatgaagttttaacaaataaagaaatttatgCTATTGAAAGTGAGCATGACGGAAATATGTCAAATACATCTAAAATCTTATATCATGCAGAAAGATTACTATCAAATAAATCTCATCCTTTCCATAACTTTTCTACAGGGAATATTCATACTTTAAGCAAAGTAGTGaacttgaaaaaatataacttaaaagaaatgttgtttgaatattttaaaaataattatttttctagAAATATGACTATCTGCATAAAAGGGCCACAATCATTAAATAGTCTCACAAAGCTTGCATTAGCCAATTTTGgagatattaaagataaagacGAGTTAACAAAATTTCATATCAATTCTATAAAACCACAAAAGAGTTTACGTATTTCAAAATCTCGTTCTTCCATCTCCTCTTGCAACTCTTTCaaaacaaatgaaaatttagaCTTAGAAAACTTCAAATTACTTGATAATGCATGGTTAGACAAATATGGTGATAATGTTTGTTTTCCCACAAGCCTCTCACATAATACGATTTTCCtatcttcttcaaaacAACCAATtttaagattattattCCCTATCAGTGAGAAACTTACTAGATTTACTAAAAGagatatcaaaatataCAGCAATATATGGTGTCATATATTTGGTGATGAAACTAAGGGCTCCTTTTgtgattatttgaataaaaataattggatAACGGAATGTTATGCCTTTAAATCTACTTTTGCAATTGGAAACacttctttaattttagaattaaaattaaccAATACAGGtgtaaaaaaattgcaaaatatcattgatatattattacaacaagtggttaaattattagttgaTAATTTTACAGAAAATTTAGCATATTTTTTGgcagaaaataatattatttcaattttaagaTTTATAAATTCAGATGTAGAAATTAATCCAATGGATGAATGTTCTGAATTAAGTGGCTTATTAcaagaaaatttcaaattatttaatccaaaatatctattttatggttctgaatttttattgttagAGAATGAATCTTTAcctcaaaaaaataatatgttTGATGGAAATTCCACTACATTTTGGATTGGACAAGCTATTAAGTTTCaaacatttttaaaagaatttatgAATTGGgagaatattaaaattgttggGATAGGGgatattgatgaatttaaaaatgttttaaatattgttaaAGAAATGTCCAAAAAAACTGATTTATATTACGAATTTGAATaccaaaaattaaaaatatcaaaaaaatctaGAATATGTCCTAGAGATTATCCTTTCACTTATCCAATAAAAAACGAATATCTTCCTAAATTTGGATATAATCTTGGgcttttaagaaatatccttttaaataatcttgAAAGCTCAAGAACAGTTTCCTTTTATATGCCACAAGTctcagaagaagaagatcaaaataaattagttAGTCAAAATGACATGCATAAATTATGGGTGAATcctaaaaattcaaaagatcAGCTGTCTGAATCTCCTTGCATTGTGTCCTTTAAATtagttaataattctattcAAGAATCACCTGAAAGTACAATGCATCTCGAACTAATGGGCCAATTACTACAcacattattaattaataaactttATCCCGCATTAAATGTTGGTTATACTTTTGAAATATCTCCCTCTGTAAGAGGTGATGTTAGTTTATCGTTTACACTTTCAGGCTTTTCTGAAggtattttcaaaatcattaaagaatgtataaatatatttggcGAACTTACATCGTCAGATCTTATAACAAAGAAAGAGTTTCGAAGAGCAAGAATTTTGGTAAGAGATAAATATGAAGATGCAGCATCCGATAGTTGTGTTAAATTAGCTAGTGTtggtttattaattttattagaaagaaaaatgtgGACATTGGAAGAAAGAATTGATGCTTTAGAACTAATTGATTTGGAAATGTTTCTTGAGTTTGCTCAAAAgtttttccaaaatttatttttatctctTTATATTGAGGGAAATCTAGAATACGctgatttaattaatagcTATTTCAGTGATAAATTGGTTCATCATTTAACCAAAAGATTAGATTACCCTAAGGAAGATACTTTACAAAGTTTACCATCtacaaaattaatttctggtacaaatatttattatgaACTTGAAGGATCAGTTGATGATCCAAATAATAGcattgtttattttatacAAACAGGAGATTTATcgaacaaaaaaattctttcatTGACTTCATTAACAGCatttataatttcattttcattagttCCAGAATTgagaaacaaaaaacaaattggTTATGTTGTATTTGGTGGATTAAGAACTTTATCTGATACGGTTGGTTTACATATCACTATAATGTCAGATGGTAAACCActtgatattgaaattgaaattgaaaaatatatttcatatcTAGAATTTGACTTGTTAGGGAACCTAGATGATGAAACATtccaaaataattatttaattaaatatattgatttaattaatggtATTTATAAGAAAAGTACAGAACAAACATCGGGACCCATCAATATAATGAATGAGATTATTGCTAATGTCCATGGAGGTGACTCAGCTATTTTAAAtagtgaaaaaataaagaatcataaaaaaaataagaatgaGTTATTTGGAGATGCACAAATGACagaagaattgaaatatgtcgatattgaatttttaaaaaatttaaatttaattaaatacttacaatttttcaaaggttCTATTTCTACAAATTCTAAAAGAAGAAGTAAATTATCTATTCATATAAAGAGCCCTATGGAAGAAAGGGAACTTTTcaatagaaaattatttttacaattacaaacttttttaaaaataaaaggtTTCCCAATCAAATCTAATGAACTTCAACAAATTGTGGAACGAACCAATGGAAGACCCACgcttttatttaaagaacTATTTGCATGCTTTAAAGCACGAGATGAATCATGGAAGTTCATTTCTATAGTTCTTAAAGAGATTTTAAAAGTGATTAGTATGAGTATTAAACAACAATGCAAAACAAGAGGTTCAGAAACTCGATCATCTATTCAACATTCCGAATTTCATAATGATCATATTATTACACCAACACCATTGGAAAAAGttgaagatattaataaatatttgcatttgagataa
- the SPC98 gene encoding Spc98p (similar to Saccharomyces cerevisiae SPC98 (YNL126W); ancestral locus Anc_2.144), whose amino-acid sequence MDFENSLQRSLGALLPFTASHGTLRQLTNDILGLLQQPYPVNHSLINSIITKYEGNNVTDANTRLQWQNIEQFVTKLLSIPSLQDRYTFLSSDSNNIISNEYKNSTNNNIFHSSTNLRYNPMSSPIINHGQRTGQYLNANGLENSDILSFSTNVSPRSPLHSPGQLNFLNDRRSIYSTQQNNLFNNTNKNATRNNYTVDSNSRFIDMPTLESLTMKYTQKILPETTILQSIPYTLLGTTSELFPFDSHTILLPNNILNGDSGLLHSIFEAGLLYNSLSNKVSQFNSADISPLKKCLLLNVTNKLQNYSIFINSISTNNNDLTLKSFFKELSNEIIVLRIYHKIIPNFNQYSGFQYFSKIFSLKSHGDLLVQDVANSIYTDLEKIYFDCLINWLTLGKLDSNNDDFFIELSSNKDSFLPFAIKKDRLLPTFTEKIWNQAYIIGKSLLLIKNYCNELEWANNFANKYSNLFKNVSHLGLSNQLSDIITLQYKEITIFTNKILFKKFYLREIILALKDILLMGRSDFILYLIDQCKETLMQNATALQGHSIFRNIKYSISLSSLKYWLSTPDNGYIVNGLDARLLNSNHGSLGWDVFTLDYSIPVPISLVLNPKNNATNKNRKEYLQIFNFLWRIKKNNYMNTVKWRESIPLIQNLRYLNNDDLSYNRDITRKISRMNILRNKIHSKCQIIETFCFTNIIEKYFSKLETKLQILNGEKRNKSLIPTKKFKNNNTILAGILKPNFNQSASNIMDQELFDIDMISDLHNNFLTNILSHKLLAFENKTNQKIKIPYSNSLSILLITAFKFMTTYSSFVETSNEINRQIALPNGDRNNVTITFNEELNSLVSQYKNFENLCNSFANDLLGDDEQLRHLGLLLHF is encoded by the coding sequence AtggattttgaaaattccTTGCAGAGATCACTAGGTGCATTGCTGCCCTTTACAGCATCTCACGGAACTTTAAGACAATTAACCAATGATATATTGGGCTTATTACAACAACCCTATCCAGTAAACCATAGTTTAATCAACTCTATTATCACGAAATATGAAGGTAATAATGTAACTGACGCTAATACACGTCTACAATGGCAAAATATAGAACAATTCgttacaaaattattatcaatccCCTCTCTACAAGATCGATATACGTTTCTCTCCTCAGACTcgaataatataataagtaatgaatataaaaatagcacgaataataacattttCCATTCTTCAACCAATTTACGCTATAATCCAATGTCTTCTCCCATAATAAACCATGGCCAAAGAACTGgacaatatttaaatgcTAATGGGTTAGAAAATAGTGATATACTATCATTTAGTACAAATGTTTCTCCAAGATCTCCTCTACATTCTCCTGgacaattgaattttttaaatgatcgTCGTTCAATTTATTCAACACAACAAAACAATCTGttcaataatactaataagaATGCTACAAGAAATAACTATACTGTAGATAGTAATAGCAGATTTATTGATATGCCAACGTTAGAATCTCTAACGATGAAATACactcaaaaaatattaccaGAAACAACTATTTTACAATCAATCCCATATACTTTATTAGGAACTACATCTGAATTATTCCCATTTGATAGTCATACAATTCTATTACCGAATAACATTTTAAATGGCGATAGTGGGTTGTTACattcaatttttgaagCAGGCTTATTgtataattcattatcgAATAAAGTTTCTCAATTTAATAGTGCAGATATATCTcctttgaaaaaatgttTATTACTAAATGTCACCAATAAGTTGCAAAACTATtccattttcattaattcaatttccACAAATAATAACGATTTAACCTTAaaatcttttttcaaagaacTTTCCAATGAAATTATAGTACTAAGAATATATCATAAAATTATACCGAATTTTAATCAATATTCAGGtttccaatatttttctaagATATTTTCCTTAAAATCCCATGGTGATTTATTGGTTCAAGATGTTGCCAATTCAATTTATACAGATTTagaaaagatttatttcGATTGTTTAATCAACTGGTTAACTTTAGGCAAAttagattcaaataatgatgacTTTTTCATAGAGCTGAGTTCAAATAAGGATTCATTTTTACCATTTGCTATAAAAAAGGATCGATTATTACCAACTTTTACCgaaaaaatttggaatcAAGCTTATATCATTGGgaaatctttattattgattaaaaattattgcaATGAATTAGAATGGGCAAACAATTTTGCAAATAAGTATTCAAACTTATTTAAGAACGTCTCCCATTTAGGTTTATCCAATCAATTATCTGATATAATAACATTAcaatataaagaaataacaatttttactaataaaattttgttCAAGAAATTCTACTTAAGAGAAATTATTCTGGCactaaaagatattttattaatgggTAGATCAGACTTCATCCTTTATTTGATAGATCAATGTAAAGAAACTTTAATGCAAAACGCTACTGCTTTACAAGGACATTCCATTTTCAGAAACATCAAATActcaatttcattatcatcattaaaatattggcTTTCTACACCAGATAATGGTTATATTGTTAATGGGTTGGATGCCAGACTATTGAATTCTAATCACGGATCATTAGGCTGGGATGTTTTCACTTTAGATTACTCAATACCGGTACCAATTTCCCTTGTTTTAAATCCAAAGAATAATgctactaataaaaatagaaaagaGTACttgcaaatatttaatttcctATGGAGAATCAAAAAGAATAACTATATGAATACTGTTAAATGGCGAGAATCGATTCCGCTAATTCAGAATTTAagatatttgaataatgatgatttatCATACAATAGAGATATAACTAGAAAAATATCCAGAATGAATATACTAAGAAACAAAATTCATTCTAAATGCCAGATAATTGAAACTTTTTGCTTCAcgaatattattgaaaaatatttctcgAAATTAGAAACTAAgcttcaaatattaaatggCGAAAAACGTAACAAATCACTGATACCCactaaaaaatttaaaaataacaatacaaTCCTTGCAGGTATCTTGAAACCAAATTTTAACCAATCTGCTAGCAATATAATGGatcaagaattatttgatattgatatgATTTCTGATTTACACAACAACTTTTTAACTAATATTCTTTCGCATAAACTTTTAGCATTtgaaaacaaaacaaatcaaaagataaaaataccATATTCCAATTCATTATCTATTCTATTGATAACAGCATTCAAGTTTATGACAACATACTCATCTTTTGTAGAAACCTCCAATGAAATCAATAGACAAATAGCTTTGCCAAATGGAGACAGGAACAATGTCACAATTACttttaatgaagaattaaattcCTTGGTTTcacaatataaaaattttgaaaatttatgtAATTCATTTGCAAATGACTTATTGGGGGATGATGAGCAACTGAGACATTTaggtttattattacatttttaa
- the TBLA0C05470 gene encoding MCT family MFS transporter (similar to Saccharomyces cerevisiae ESBP6 (YNL125C); ancestral locus Anc_2.145): MNNFTNNTSFRNEIFSTNESHVSSEHLTVTDAGTLRKSVKSLTTTTEQIDQIRGSDAFSASISLNSTISKNLSFQANKEIPEELDKQLTSRFDLADAIRLKSNCESDTDDEDKIKDLEHSPEKIRRILTENSVTSGDVVSMVTNQKAQDCPLKNNSGAIIEKVFTNKESGEVSLPPEGGYGWVCVVCSFLIFFSTWGCNAGFGVFLAFYLNDNTYAGASKYDYALIAGFTVFLGQGLCPVVAFVMRVVGFKPPMLFGVVLLLAGFLMASWATRLWELYLTQGVLSGASIAFIFVPATTVLPGWFLKKRAVAIGITLIGTGAGGVTFGLAAHKMIDDNHNTHWCLRMLAITCSITCLIAITFIKQHTSVKPVGFKSFTKIKREWFAIFNRKTVFKPVVLLIAAWFTFALFAYNLMIFTISPYCISKGLSSHDASTITAILNGSQAIGRPIMGLIADRYGRTNVTVVLTFFLMLFVFAFWITAHTLVQLIFFAIMLGSCVGVANVMNTVLIADIVPPEEFLASWATVNYLFCPMLLFCEVIAQALVKPERKNNPYIYTQIFSGFCFFIALCLIIVLRECSVRIQLQKKSDKIDEQLTILQDDNEKLDFTVTSKSLEDDSIHNLKMLREKYDNELKGTPKAYFKRMFKMMAV, from the coding sequence ATGAACAATTTTACTAACAATACATCATTTAGAAATGAAATCTTTTCAACAAATGAAAGTCACGTAAGTTCCGAACATTTGACTGTGACAGATGCTGGTACTTTAAGAAAATCGGTAAAATCTTTAACCACTACGACAGAGCAGATTGATCAAATTAGAGGGTCAGACGCTTTTTCGGCTTCTATATCTTTGAATTCGACCATCTCAAAGAATTTGTCCTTCCAAGCAAACAAAGAAATACCAGAAGAGTTGGATAAACAGCTTACTTCAAGATTTGATTTGGCAGATGCTATCCgtttaaaatcaaattgtGAGTCTGACactgatgatgaagataagATAAAAGACTTGGAGCATTCCCCTGAAAAAATCCGGAGAATATTGACTGAGAACAGTGTTACTTCTGGTGACGTTGTTTCCATGGTAACTAATCAGAAAGCTCAAGACTGtccattgaaaaataatagtggagcaataattgaaaaagtttTCACCAATAAAGAGTCCGGTGAAGTATCCTTGCCACCAGAAGGTGGTTATGGCTGGGTTTGTGTAGtttgttcttttttaatctttttttcaacttgGGGGTGTAATGCAGGGTTTGGTGTCTTTTTAGCcttttatttgaatgataATACTTATGCAGGTGCTTCAAAGTATGATTATGCTTTAATTGCAGGTTTTACTGTCTTCCTTGGGCAAGGTTTATGTCCCGTGGTGGCATTCGTTATGAGAGTGGTAGGGTTTAAACCACCAATGTTATTTGGGGTTGTACTTTTATTGGCGGGGTTTTTAATGGCTTCTTGGGCTACACGTCTGTGGGAATTGTATTTGACTCAAGGTGTACTGTCGGGTGCATCTATAGCCTTTATTTTTGTCCCTGCGACAACTGTCTTACCAGGCTGGTTTTTAAAGAAGAGAGCTGTGGCTATTGGTATAACTTTGATCGGAACTGGTGCTGGTGGTGTAACATTTGGCTTGGCTGCTCATAAAATGATTGACGATAATCATAATACCCATTGGTGTTTACGTATGCTTGCTATTACTTGCAGTATCACATGTTTAATTGCAATTACTTTTATCAAACAACATACTTCGGTTAAACCTGTGGGGtttaaatcatttactAAGATAAAAAGAGAGTGGTTTGCTATTTTCAATAGGAAAACTGTTTTTAAACCTGTTGTTCTATTAATCGCAGCTTGGTTTACTTTTGCTTTATTCGCTTATAATCTAATGATCTTTACAATTTCACCATATTGTATCTCTAAAGGTTTATCTTCGCATGATGCCTCAACAATTACTGCAATATTAAATGGTTCGCAAGCAATCGGCAGACCAATAATGGGGCTGATTGCTGATAGATATGGTAGAACAAATGTAACTGTTgttttaacattttttttgatgCTTTTTGTCTTCGCGTTTTGGATAACTGCTCATACTTTGGTgcaattaattttctttgcAATTATGCTAGGTTCGTGTGTTGGTGTTGCTAATGTTATGAATACTGTTTTAATTGCAGATATTGTTCCTCCAGAAGAGTTTTTAGCTTCCTGGGCAACAGTTaactatttattttgtcCAATGCTATTATTCTGTGAAGTCATAGCACAAGCTTTAGTTAAGCCAGAACGTAAAAATAACCCTTACATTTACACccaaatattttcaggattttgtttctttattGCATTATGCCTAATTATCGTATTAAGAGAATGTTCTGTTCGTATCCAGCTCCAAAAAAAGAGTGATAAAATAGATGAACAATTAACTATTTTGCaagatgataatgaaaaattagattttaCTGTAACTTCGAAATCCCTTGAAGATGATAGTATTcacaatttgaaaatgctaagagaaaaatatgataatgaattaaaggGGACTCCTAAAGCTTACTTTAAAAGAATGTTTAAAATGATGGCTGTTTAA
- the TBLA0C05480 gene encoding MCT family MFS transporter has protein sequence MTSINISRDSEDFSINSSYPSAESFPRVYTKQENPSILTNGDKTTDKEHPISLAHTFSNTSNFTTMTNLSKITSLKQTISHHIVSIRDAVNDDNEQTYKEESNVENLLKAKFELGDATRLSSYILEYPSSINDDAIEDSCVNSNAETSNKDGSNLGKKRKEASQKTLLSRMNILEKVFPSTYDSGTTDLPPDGGYGWVSTFCTFLAMFSTWGCNSGFGVFLAFYLNNNTFKGATEYDYCLIAGLTICLGPLLSPIGMITMKIIGIKLTMWIGIMMLLAGFLMSSYSTRLWELYLTQGALVGASYSFIAIPATTVIPGWFLKKRAVAMGISMIGTGAGGVTYSLAANKMIQDNNGTRQCLRVFCITCVVACAISAILIKPYHKEHPIGFRSKSKIKNEFKVMFDLNVIRRPVVWLVTVWFTFALFAYNLMIFTLSSYVVARGMSQHDGSTITAIVNGCQAIGRPIMGLVGDRVGRINITVVLTLCLTIFFFAFWIPAHTFLQLIFLAICLGSCIGVANVMSTVLIADVVAPEEFLTAWAFVNYFSSPFFLVCEVIAQALKIKKPVSNPYIHTQIFAGLCIFVALCLVCCLRSLSVNNKLKDRQTETLKSLDNLHKDLSSKISEQEYDILEKRKVKYVLLLGGGIKKFFIRMFYPMKV, from the coding sequence ATGACTAGCATCAATATTAGTAGGGATTCGGAAGATTTCTCCATTAATAGTAGTTATCCATCTGCAGAATCATTCCCCAGAGTTTACACTAAGCAAGAAAATCCTTCTATATTAACTAATGGAGATAAAACTACTGATAAAGAACATCCTATCTCGTTGGCTCACACTTTCTCTAATACTTCAAACTTTACCACGATGACAAATTTATCGAAGATTACTTCATTGAAGCAGACAATTAGTCATCATATCGTTAGTATTAGAGACGCAGTCAATGATGATAACGAACAAACTTACAAAGAGGAAAGTAAtgttgaaaatttattaaaagcaaaatttgaattaggtGATGCCACAAGATTAAGCTCATACATTTTAGAATATCCAAGTTCTATTAATGATGACGCTATCGAAGATTCATGCGTCAATAGTAATGCAGAGACTAGTAATAAAGATGGTTCCAATTTAGGGAAAAAGCGAAAAGAAGCCTCACAAAAAACACTTCTTTCTCGTATGAACATCCTTGAGAAAGTATTCCCCTCGACATATGATTCAGGAACTACCGACCTACCTCCCGATGGTGGGTATGGTTGGGTTTCTACTTTTTGTACATTTCTTGCCATGTTTTCCACTTGGGGGTGTAATTCAGGATTTGGTGTCTTTTTAGcgttttatttgaataataacacCTTTAAAGGTGCAACTGAATATGATTATTGTTTAATTGCAGGCCTTACTATTTGTTTGGGTCCTTTATTATCACCCATTGGGATGATTACCatgaaaattattggtATCAAACTAACTATGTGGATCGGTATAATGATGCTATTGGCAGGATTTCTAATGTCTTCTTATAGCACAAGATTATGGGAATTATATCTAACTCAAGGTGCTCTTGTTGGAGCGAGTTATAGCTTTATTGCCATCCCCGCTACTACGGTTATTCCGGGTTGGTTCTTAAAGAAAAGAGCTGTTGCAATGGGGATATCTATGATTGGTACAGGGGCGGGCGGTGTCACCTATAGTCTTGCAGCAAATAAGATGATTCAAGATAATAATGGAACGAGGCAATGTCTAAGAGTGTTTTGCATTACTTGTGTCGTCGCTTGTGCCATTTCTGCTATTCTGATAAAACCCTATCATAAAGAGCATCCAATTGGTTTTAGATCTAAGtcgaaaattaaaaatgaattcaAAGTAATGTTTGATTTGAATGTCATAAGGAGGCCAGTTGTTTGGTTAGTTACTGTTTGGTTTACATTTGCTCTTTTTGCCtataatttaatgatatttacTTTGTCTTCATATGTTGTCGCGAGAGGTATGTCGCAACATGATGGTTCTACAATAACAGCCATTGTAAACGGCTGTCAGGCTATAGGCAGGCCAATTATGGGGTTAGTAGGTGATCGTGTAGGGAGAATTAATATCACTGTAGTTTTAACACTTTGTTtgacaatttttttctttgctTTCTGGATACCAGCCCATACttttttacaattaattttcttagCTATTTGCCTTGGTTCATGTATCGGTGTAGCTAATGTAATGAGTACGGTATTAATTGCTGATGTGGTTGCTCCTGAAGAATTCTTAACTGCTTGGGCATTTGTCAATTATTTTAGTAGTCCTTTCTTCTTAGTTTGTGAAGTCATTGCTCAAGcgttaaaaataaaaaagccAGTTTCCAACCCTTATATTCACACCCAAATATTTGCTGGTCTTTGTATTTTTGTTGCATTATGTCTAGTATGTTGTTTACGTTCTTTATCAGTAAACAATAAGTTAAAAGATAGACAAACTGAAActttaaaatcattagaCAATCTTCACAAAGATTTGTCATCTAAAATATCGGAACAAGAATatgatattttagaaaaaagaaaagtaaaGTATGTTCTTCTTTTAGGAGGAGGAATCaagaaattctttattagaatGTTTTACCCGATGAAAGTTTGA